ATAATCTTTGTCAAGCTCTAAGGTTAATGGATTATTTTCAGATGCCTTATCAGTATTCTTAGATATAACAGCAATTCCGTCCATGGCAGATGCATTGTAGCTCGGAGATGAAATCCTCGCAAATATAGGTTCGAATGTAACTCTATTTAATGATTCAACAACATCAACCTCTTCATAATACAACTTTGTCTTTAATTTGTCAAAGTATTTCATCTTGGCAACTTCTACATCAATATTATCTATATAAGTATTCCTATCCATAAAATCACCCTCCTTATCAATTCAATTTGTTTTTATAACGTTTATTATGGTAATAGAAATATAGTGAACATTTGCAGGACTTGATAGAATTCTTAGTGAATGTAGTTGAAAAACCGTAAGCAGCTTTCACGTCCCTATAGCCTGACCTTTAAGAGAATTGAAAGCTGTAGGATTTTCAATGGAATGAGCTTTAGAATTCTTCAAGTCCGAAACGGTGAACGGTTTTCTAGTATCATAATAAACAACTATAATAAATAAACAATCCTTTCTTCTCCCTTATATATCCCTTCCTCGTGTTCCTTAATCACGATATATCCTTGCGATTCTGATAACAATGATATCATTCCTGACTTTCCAAAGGTTGGAGTAGCATAATATTTATCTCCATCTTGCCTTAGTCGTACCATATGATAAGTTGTCTTTCCTGGAGAAGATGGAAAATTGTATTCAGTTATAGCTTTTACCTGTGGCAATATTTCATTATTTCCTAACTTTCCTCTTATATATTCTTCAACTATAGCCTTAAAGACTACTATTGAGGATACAGGATGTCCTGGTAATCCCATGATAAGCTTACCATTACCTTCTCCTACAATGGTAGGCTTTCCTGGTTTAATAGCCAATCCATGGACTAATACTCCTTTTCCTCCGAAGGAAGCTATGACCTTATCAGTATAGTCCCTTGTACCTACTGAGCTGCCTCCTGAAAGCAGTACTACATCCGCTAGTTCTAATCCCTTATCTACCTCTGACCTTAAAAGATCATAATCATCCTTTACTATATTCTTCCCAACAACTTCACAGCCTAGTTTTTCTATTAATGAATATAAGGCATAGGTATTTATATCCCTTACTTTTCCAAGGCTTAATTCTTCATCTATATCTATTATTTCATCTCCAGTAGAGATTATATAAAATCTAGGTTTTTTATAAACATTTACCTTGGATATTCCAAGGCTTGCTAAAACACCAATTGCCTCAGGACTAAGTTTCATACCCCTTTTAAGAGCAATGTCTCCTTTTCTAATATCATCTCCCTTGAATATAATATTTTCTCCTTTAGAGATTGGCTTATATAATAAAAGAGTTTCATCATCCATTAACTCTGTATTTTCAATCATAATAACTCCAGTTGCATTAGACGGAAGCATCCCCCCTGTTGGAGTATAAATTGCCTGACCACTGATTATATCAGATTTAGGATTTTCACCCATTCTAACCTCACCCATTACCGTCAATATACTTGGGATAGAAGCTGTTGCCCCATGACTATCCTCCACTATAATACTATAACCGTCTACAGTAGAACGGTTGAATTCAGGCACATCTATTTCAGATATAATATCATCAGCTAAAATTCTATCTGTCGAATTTAATAAATCCACTGTTTCAAATTCAAAATTATAATTAAAAAAGTTTTTCTTTATTATTTCATTTGCTTCATCTATGGTTACTACATTAAAAAAATCCATTTAGTCACTCACCCTTCCAAAGTTAAGGTAAATTATATCATTGCAAATTCTTTGAGCTTGGTCTAGATTATGGGTTACAATAAGTACAGTACCTTTTGTTTCTTCATTAAATCTAACAATTTCTCTTTCCAATACCTTTATTGACTCAGGATCTATATTTGATGTTGGTTCATCTAAAAGCAACAATTTTGGTCTAAATACTAAAGCTCTTGCCAAGGCTACCTTTTGACTTTCTCCTCCAGATAATTGGTGTCCTCTTTTGTCAATTAAATCTGCTATTTCTAATCTTTTTATAACCTCGTCTACTAATTCTTTTATTTTATCCTTATGTATCTTTCTTAATTTCAATGGATAAGCAATATTATCATAAACCTTTCTTCTAAATAGGTATGGCTTTTGAAATACATAGGTCATATTCCTAGCAACATCCTTGTTAAGAGGTTCACCATTATAGCTTACTTTTCCATGAAAATCCCTATCTATTCCACTAATTGTATTTAAAAGAGTACTTTTACCTGAACCATTAGGTCCTGTAATACCTGTTATTTTACCTTCTTCTACCGTTAACAAAGGAATATCTAGAATAGCCTTATCTCCATATTTTTTATGTAAATTCTCTATATTAAGCTCCATCCTAATCCTCCTGACTATAGGAATATATAAAGCTATTTATTCCAAATGATATGATAATAAGTATTATACCCAGGGCAATAGCCATGGGATAGTCTCCCATTGAATTCATCATTGATATTGTAGTTGTAATTACTCTAGTGTGTCCCTTTATATTTCCACCGACTATCATAACTGCTCCAACCTCAGAGATTGCCCTTGAAAAAGCTGTAGCTATATTCACCAATATATCTACTTTCAATTCCCTAATTATCAAAATTATTGAATCAATTTTACTTCCTCCTAGTGTAAATGCTACTTTATCAATTATTGCGCCTCTATTCTTTGCTAGATTATATGTTAGTCCAAGTATAAGAGGTATTACCAATAGTGTCTGAGCAATTATCATAGCCTTAGGTGTATACATTAAATCTAAATATCCTAAAGGACCTCTTCTAGACAATAGTATTGCAACAACAAGCCCAACTATAACTGAAGGGACACTCATGGATGTATATATTATCCTGGAGACCATTCTTTTCCCTTTAAAATTCTTTAACCCAAAATAAATCCCGACAGGAATAAATACAAAAGAAGCAAGAATAGCAGCTGTTGTTGACACAAAGAGGGACAATATAATAATCTTAAAAACCTCTGAATCAAAACTTATTAATAATTTTAATGCTTCTGAAAATCCTTGTAATATGTAGTCCATGAGATCACCTTCTTCCTTAAATGCAGTGAAACCCGAGATTCTTCACTATGGTTCAGCATGACACGTCTTGCCATCCCCTGTGTGCCCGTATGGGTAAGCGTAGCCGAGGGATCTCGGGTTTAGTTATTCATTGAATTATTCAGCATTTGGTATAAACAATGGTTGTCCGTATTCCTCTACGCCGAATTCTTCTATTAATGTTTGTCCTTTTTCTGAAATCATCCAGTTCATGAATTCCATTGCACCCTCATTGTTTATATTGTCATTTTTATCTGGATTAACAGGGATGATACCATATTGATTGAATAGATTGTCATCACCTTCAATTACTATTTCTAAGTCAAGATTATCTCTTTGTGCTAGATATGTAGCTCTATCAGAAATGGTATAACCTTGCTTTTCACTGGCAATTCTTAGAACATCACCCATACCTGCTCCTGCTGATAAATACCATTCGCCAGCTGGTTCAATTTCTGCTACTTTCCATATTGATAGTTCCTTTTTATGTGTTCCAGAATCGTCTCCACGAGATACAAAAGTTGCACCATGAGCTGATATAGCCTTAAGTCCTTCTACTATATCATTTGGGAATTGAGTCTTTAATTCCAATACATCGTCATTAGGACCAACTAAAATATAGTCATTATACATTACATCATGTCTTTCAGTTCCATGACCTTCTTCCACAAATATAAGTTCATCAGACTTTGCATGTACTAAAAGAATATCAGCTTCTCCATCTCTACCCATTTGTAATGCCTTTCCAGTTCCTACTGCAACGGTTTTCACCTCTATTCCAGTATCCTCTGTGAATAATGGAAGTAAGAAGTCCAATAGACCTGAGTCTTGAGTACTTGTAGTTGTTGAAAGTATAATACTTCCCTTTTCTTCTGGTTGCGCTGATGGTTCTTCAGCTGGAGCCTCGGTCACTGGTGCTTCAGCAGGTTCTTCTGCTGGCCCCTCTGGAGTTTGTGAACATCCAACTAACATTGATAAGATTAACAAGAGACTTAATACTGATAGTAATACTTTTTTCATAATTACCACTCTCCTTTTGTTTTTTGAGGTATACGCAGTCGAATCCTTTGAATTCTTTGCGTAAAAAAAACAGCCTTAAGAAAGGCTGTGTATATCTTCCTTTCCAAATAACGGGAGGCAATAGGATTTCTCCTTATACCTATAGGCTTGTCTTCATGACCATGGGCTTTAGAAGTTTAAGCTCGGAAAACTTGTGTAGATATTCATTTTTTCACCTCTTGCAAATCCTATCAATAATATATTTAACTCCCTGGCCATATCTATAGCCAGACTAGTAGGAGCCGAACGTGATATTATTGCTGGTATTCCTCGTTTAGCTGTCTTTATCAGCATTTCTGAGGAAATTCTACCACTTGTAATTACTAATTTATCTGATAAATCTAAGTCTTCAATAAATGCCCTTCCTAATATTTTATCTAATGCATTATGTCTTCCAATATCTTCTTCAAAATATAAAATCTCATTTCTATGACAAAGAGCACAACTATGTACTCCGCCAGTGTTTAGAAACAATTCGGATTTATGATTGAACTCTTTAGTTAATTGTATCACATTATCTATATCTAGTGGTAACGATTTCTCAATTTTCTTAGATTTAAAGGAGTCCAATACATTATAGAATACTGTACCCTTTCCACAACCTGAAGTTATGGTTCTCTTACCTACTAATTTTTCATTTAAGGTTTTACGGTATTTCAGGTATACATATACCCTTCCTTTTTCCTCATCTAAATGAATTCTATCTATTGATTCAATGGAATCAATATAACTCTCCGAATAAAGAAATCCTATAGCTAGTTCCTTAAGTGATTTTGGAGTACATAGAAGGGTTATTAGTTCTTCATCATCTATAAAAATGGTAAAGGGATATTCATTTATTACTTGGTCTTCAACCTGTTCTGAAATATCCCCTTTAATTTTCATTATATTATATTTCTTAATTATTTCCACGTTATCTACTCCATCCAACAGTACTAAGATAGTTATTTAAATCTTCTCGTGTATTCAGATTCAAAAACATATCCCAATTTGAACTAAAACTTCTAGCTTCATTTTCTGGAATATAGGTAATATTCAATCCACTTAACATTCCATTTATTGACCTTCTATTAAGCTTCAAATATTCTTCTATATGAGTAATTAAACTCACTGAATAATAGCTGCTAAATGGCTCTATCCATTCTCCAAATTCCGTAACACAACCATAAGAATTCGAATCAGCTATTCTTTCTTTCATATGTCTTATATATTCCATATTTATATTTGGCATATCACAAGCTACTACAAAGGCATATTTACTGGAAGATAACTTCAATCCTGCATGTATTCCTCCAAGAGGCCCTTTATTCTTTAGAATGTCCTTAGTTATTTTATGTGAAAGTCCAATATATAACTCAGGTCTATTAGTAACAATTATAATATCATCAAATTCTTTATTAAGTTTATGAATTAGACTATCCATTAGTCTTCTCTCATCTATCTTTAATAACTGTTTATCGAAGCCCATTCTACTGCTTTTTCCGCCTGCCAATATTATTGCTGTACCAAATTTTTTCATATTTATCACAACCTATCTAGCACACTCATTAGCCTTACCTGTAAGTATCTCTAGACCATGATGAATACTATCCAACACATAATCTAATGATTCCTTAACAGCCTTTGGACTACCAGGCATATTTACTATAAGGGTATCATTTCTAATTCCGGAAACTGCCCTAGACAACATAGCCCTAGGTGTAATACTAAGACTATTATATCTTATAGCCTCTGCAATACCATTGGCTAACCTCGTAAATACCTTCATACTTGCCTCTGGAGTCACATCTCTTTTACTAAAGCCTGTTCCTCCTGTAGTGAGTATTAAATCCACTTTTAGCTCATCAGACATATATACCATTTCTTTTATTAGTGCTTCTTCTTCATCAGGAACTATAATTTGTCTTAATACCTTATATCCTTTATTAGTTACAATATCATTTATAACTTTTCCTGATAAATCTTCTCGTTCACCCTTTGATCCTTTATCACTAGATGTGATTATTCCTACTGTAAACATATTAACACCTCATTTCACAGTTCACAATTATTTGAGTCTAGCTATTAAGCTAAAGTCGGCTTCGTTAGCTAAATCGATACCCTTTCGATGAAATATAACGAAATCAAAGATTTCTATATTTCTATCGTTGGGCACGAGTAGATTTAGACTTCGCGACATCTGACCTACCTTCAATTCGCTGACGCTCATTGGGTTAGGTCATAACCCGAGATTCCTCGGCTACGCTCGGAATGACTAGGCGACCAGAGGTCGCCAATCACTCTTCACTCTTACCTCTTAGTTCTTAGTTCTTAGTTCTTACCTATTACCTATCTTCTCTATCTTAACTGCTGCTACTTTTAATTCTGAAATCTTTGCTATTGGATCCCTAGCAGGATTTGTTAGATAATTTGCTGCTCCATCTGAGAAGTGGAATGGCATAAACAATACACCATCATCTATTATTTCTGTAATCTTTGCAGCTGTCTCAATTTCTCCTCTTCTAGATGTTAGCTTTACTCTATCTCCATCTGAAATCCCTAGTCTATTTGCTGTTTCTTCGTTTATTTCTACATATGAAGACGGTGCTAGTTGATTTATCCCCTCAACTTTACCAGTCATAGTCCTTGTATGATAATGGTATAAGATTCTACCCGTAGTAAATACATATGGGTATTCCCTATCTGGCATTTCTGCACTTTCTACATATTCAGCTGCCATAAACAAGCCCTTTCCTCTTGCTATTGCTGCTTTGTGTAAATATTTAGTTCCTGGATGTTCCTTATCTAAACAAGGCCATTGAATTCCTTCTTTCTCAATTCTATCATAACTTATACCACCATAGGATGGTGTCAATGAAGCTATTTCATCCATTACTTCTGATGGATGTAAGTACTTCTTTTCATATCCAAGATAATTCATCAAATCCATAATTATCTTCCAATCTGGCTTAGCATCCCCAACAGGCTCTATAGCCTTTCTTACTCTCTGTACTCTTCTTTCAGTATTAGAGAAGGTACCGTCTTTCTCAGCAAAGGATGCAGCAGGAAGTATCACATCGGCAAATTCTGCTGTTTCTGTCATGAATATATCCTGAACTACTAAAAAGTTAACACTTTCCAAAGCATGCTTTACATGGTTTATATCTGGGTCAGAAACCATTGGGTTTTCTCCCATTATATATAGGAATTTAATGCTACCATCAGCAGCCCCATCCATAATCTCAGGAATTGTAAGACCTACTTTTGATGACAACTTTGAATTCCAAGCTTTCTCAAATTTCTCAATAACTTCAGGCTTAAATACCTTTTGATATCCAGGTAGATCACCTGGCAATCCTCCCATATCACAGGCACCTTGAACGTTATTCTGACCTCTTAATGGGTTAACTCCTGCACTTTCTTTTCCTACATTACCACATAATAGGGCAAGGTTTGAAACACTCATTACTCCATTAGTTCCTGTAGTATGTTGAGTTATGCCCATAGTATAATATATTCCAGCTTTTTCAGCTTCACCATAGATTGTTGCAGCTTTAATTATATCTTCAGCCTCAACTCCACATATCTTTGCAGCTCTTTCAGGAGTATATTCCTTAATTACATTTACTAATTCTTCAAAGTTCTCGCATCTTTCTTCTATAAATGTCTCGTCATACAATCCCTTTTCTAAAATTACATTCATCATACCATTTAATAGTGCAATATTTGTGCCAGGCTTTATTTGAAGATAAACATCAGCATAATCTGCTAGTTCAATCCTTCTAGGATCAGCTACTATAAGCTTAGCTCCTCTTTTTATAGCCTGCTTCATCTTTGTTCCTATAACAGGATGATTCTCTGTTGTATTTGAACCAATAACAAACATTGCATCTGTATTTATTATTTCCCCTATGCTATTTGTCATAGCACCACTACCTAATGTAGTTGCAAGACCTGCAACTGTAGAGGAATGTCAGAGTCGTGCACAGTGATCAACATTATTCGTGCCTATTACTGCCCTAAATAACTTTTGGAATAAATAATTCTCTTCATTTGTACACCTTGCAGATGTTAATCCAGCAAAAGCTTCTGGACCACTTTCTTCTTTTGTTTCATTTACCTTTCTTCTAATATACCTATATGCTTCATCCCATGTTGCTTCTTCAAACTTTCCATTTCTTTTAATCAACGGAGTCTTTAATCTATCTGGGTGATTTATGAATTTATATGCGAATTTACCCTTTACACAAAGTAGTCCATCATTTGGACCTTCCTCAGAAGGCTCCACACCTACAACTTTGTTACCTTTTACTATTAGGTCCATTTGGCATCCTACACCACAGTATGAACATGTGGTTTTGACACTCTTAGTTTCCCAATGTCTATAGTTTTGTTTTTTAGGTGTTAGTGCACCTACTGGACATACTGAGACACAGTTTCCACAGGAAACACACTTTGAATTTATTAATCCTTCATTAAAAGGAGTAGTAACTACTGCATCAAAACCTCTATTCTCTAAGCCTATGGCAGATGTTCCCTGTAGTTCATCACATACTCTAACACATAAACCACAAAGTATACACTTACTAGCATCATAATCATAGAAAGGATTGGATGTGTCTATCTTTGGTGTTCTCTTAGCTCCTACATAGCTGCTTTCCGTTATTCCATATTCATAACAATAGTCTTGTAATTTACACTTACCTGATTTATCACAGCTTAAACATTCCAATGGATGGTTCCCAACTAATAAGTCCAAAACATCCCTTCTAGCTTCCATTACCTTTTCGCTATGTGTCTGCACTACCATATTATCCTTTACCATTGTGCTACAGGATGTCATCAATTTCTTGGAATCTTCTATTTCAACTAGACAAAGTCTACAGGATGAAGATGGTTCTAATCTATCATCATGGCATAGTGTAGGTATATCTATACCAGCTTTTCTACATGCCTGTAATATAGTAGTATTCTTTCCTACCTCATACTGAATACCATTAATTGTTATGTTCATTGCTTACTCCTCTCCGACACTTTCTTTACCTGAGTCTATCTTTTCAATCTTTTCTAATATATCCTCTAATGAAAGAGCCTTCGTCCAAGTTGTCTTTTCAAATTTACCACTAATTTTTCTATAAGGGTCTTCCGGTTTGTCTACATATAATAGTTCCGTTGTAAGTCTGCCCTTCAAGCATAATGGTCGTCCATTAGTAGGTGGTTTAGCTACTACTGCAATATTTTTCTTTCCACTTGATTTTATCTCAAACTCACAACCATATTGGCAAGACTTACAATTTACAACTCTTGATTTACCTTCCCAAGCTCTGATTTTCCCCATAGCTCTCTTATCTACTAATGCACCAACTGGACATACCGTAACACATCTATTACAGGATACACAACTTGATTCTTCAAGAGTTTGGTCTGCATCGCAGACTATCTTCGTATCATATCCTCTTTCAGAGAAGGATAGTACTTGTCTTTCACTAACTTGAGCACAAGTTCGTACACATTTGCCACATAGTATACACTTTGCATTATCCTTTAAAATATATGGACTTGATGTATCCAAAAGCTGCGGTCTCATTGCACCATCATGTTCTCTAAATTTTA
The DNA window shown above is from Tissierella sp. Yu-01 and carries:
- the glp gene encoding gephyrin-like molybdotransferase Glp produces the protein MDFFNVVTIDEANEIIKKNFFNYNFEFETVDLLNSTDRILADDIISEIDVPEFNRSTVDGYSIIVEDSHGATASIPSILTVMGEVRMGENPKSDIISGQAIYTPTGGMLPSNATGVIMIENTELMDDETLLLYKPISKGENIIFKGDDIRKGDIALKRGMKLSPEAIGVLASLGISKVNVYKKPRFYIISTGDEIIDIDEELSLGKVRDINTYALYSLIEKLGCEVVGKNIVKDDYDLLRSEVDKGLELADVVLLSGGSSVGTRDYTDKVIASFGGKGVLVHGLAIKPGKPTIVGEGNGKLIMGLPGHPVSSIVVFKAIVEEYIRGKLGNNEILPQVKAITEYNFPSSPGKTTYHMVRLRQDGDKYYATPTFGKSGMISLLSESQGYIVIKEHEEGIYKGEERIVYLL
- a CDS encoding ATP-binding cassette domain-containing protein — encoded protein: MELNIENLHKKYGDKAILDIPLLTVEEGKITGITGPNGSGKSTLLNTISGIDRDFHGKVSYNGEPLNKDVARNMTYVFQKPYLFRRKVYDNIAYPLKLRKIHKDKIKELVDEVIKRLEIADLIDKRGHQLSGGESQKVALARALVFRPKLLLLDEPTSNIDPESIKVLEREIVRFNEETKGTVLIVTHNLDQAQRICNDIIYLNFGRVSD
- a CDS encoding ABC transporter permease, with product MDYILQGFSEALKLLISFDSEVFKIIILSLFVSTTAAILASFVFIPVGIYFGLKNFKGKRMVSRIIYTSMSVPSVIVGLVVAILLSRRGPLGYLDLMYTPKAMIIAQTLLVIPLILGLTYNLAKNRGAIIDKVAFTLGGSKIDSIILIIRELKVDILVNIATAFSRAISEVGAVMIVGGNIKGHTRVITTTISMMNSMGDYPMAIALGIILIIISFGINSFIYSYSQED
- a CDS encoding substrate-binding domain-containing protein, with product MKKVLLSVLSLLLILSMLVGCSQTPEGPAEEPAEAPVTEAPAEEPSAQPEEKGSIILSTTTSTQDSGLLDFLLPLFTEDTGIEVKTVAVGTGKALQMGRDGEADILLVHAKSDELIFVEEGHGTERHDVMYNDYILVGPNDDVLELKTQFPNDIVEGLKAISAHGATFVSRGDDSGTHKKELSIWKVAEIEPAGEWYLSAGAGMGDVLRIASEKQGYTISDRATYLAQRDNLDLEIVIEGDDNLFNQYGIIPVNPDKNDNINNEGAMEFMNWMISEKGQTLIEEFGVEEYGQPLFIPNAE
- the fdhD gene encoding formate dehydrogenase accessory sulfurtransferase FdhD; its protein translation is MEIIKKYNIMKIKGDISEQVEDQVINEYPFTIFIDDEELITLLCTPKSLKELAIGFLYSESYIDSIESIDRIHLDEEKGRVYVYLKYRKTLNEKLVGKRTITSGCGKGTVFYNVLDSFKSKKIEKSLPLDIDNVIQLTKEFNHKSELFLNTGGVHSCALCHRNEILYFEEDIGRHNALDKILGRAFIEDLDLSDKLVITSGRISSEMLIKTAKRGIPAIISRSAPTSLAIDMARELNILLIGFARGEKMNIYTSFPSLNF
- a CDS encoding molybdenum cofactor guanylyltransferase — its product is MKKFGTAIILAGGKSSRMGFDKQLLKIDERRLMDSLIHKLNKEFDDIIIVTNRPELYIGLSHKITKDILKNKGPLGGIHAGLKLSSSKYAFVVACDMPNINMEYIRHMKERIADSNSYGCVTEFGEWIEPFSSYYSVSLITHIEEYLKLNRRSINGMLSGLNITYIPENEARSFSSNWDMFLNLNTREDLNNYLSTVGWSR
- a CDS encoding MogA/MoaB family molybdenum cofactor biosynthesis protein, with product MFTVGIITSSDKGSKGEREDLSGKVINDIVTNKGYKVLRQIIVPDEEEALIKEMVYMSDELKVDLILTTGGTGFSKRDVTPEASMKVFTRLANGIAEAIRYNSLSITPRAMLSRAVSGIRNDTLIVNMPGSPKAVKESLDYVLDSIHHGLEILTGKANECAR
- the fdhF gene encoding formate dehydrogenase subunit alpha; this encodes MNITINGIQYEVGKNTTILQACRKAGIDIPTLCHDDRLEPSSSCRLCLVEIEDSKKLMTSCSTMVKDNMVVQTHSEKVMEARRDVLDLLVGNHPLECLSCDKSGKCKLQDYCYEYGITESSYVGAKRTPKIDTSNPFYDYDASKCILCGLCVRVCDELQGTSAIGLENRGFDAVVTTPFNEGLINSKCVSCGNCVSVCPVGALTPKKQNYRHWETKSVKTTCSYCGVGCQMDLIVKGNKVVGVEPSEEGPNDGLLCVKGKFAYKFINHPDRLKTPLIKRNGKFEEATWDEAYRYIRRKVNETKEESGPEAFAGLTSARCTNEENYLFQKLFRAVIGTNNVDHCARLUHSSTVAGLATTLGSGAMTNSIGEIINTDAMFVIGSNTTENHPVIGTKMKQAIKRGAKLIVADPRRIELADYADVYLQIKPGTNIALLNGMMNVILEKGLYDETFIEERCENFEELVNVIKEYTPERAAKICGVEAEDIIKAATIYGEAEKAGIYYTMGITQHTTGTNGVMSVSNLALLCGNVGKESAGVNPLRGQNNVQGACDMGGLPGDLPGYQKVFKPEVIEKFEKAWNSKLSSKVGLTIPEIMDGAADGSIKFLYIMGENPMVSDPDINHVKHALESVNFLVVQDIFMTETAEFADVILPAASFAEKDGTFSNTERRVQRVRKAIEPVGDAKPDWKIIMDLMNYLGYEKKYLHPSEVMDEIASLTPSYGGISYDRIEKEGIQWPCLDKEHPGTKYLHKAAIARGKGLFMAAEYVESAEMPDREYPYVFTTGRILYHYHTRTMTGKVEGINQLAPSSYVEINEETANRLGISDGDRVKLTSRRGEIETAAKITEIIDDGVLFMPFHFSDGAANYLTNPARDPIAKISELKVAAVKIEKIGNR
- a CDS encoding 2Fe-2S iron-sulfur cluster-binding protein gives rise to the protein MANVTITIDGQKVTVPSDTSIIEAAKKLDIEIPALCYDPNLEVVAACRLCIVEIEGNKKLQTSCSTRVKEGMVVHTDSEKVVETRKDILQLLLDSHPNDCLTCQKAGECYLQKYAYEYGLKFREHDGAMRPQLLDTSSPYILKDNAKCILCGKCVRTCAQVSERQVLSFSERGYDTKIVCDADQTLEESSCVSCNRCVTVCPVGALVDKRAMGKIRAWEGKSRVVNCKSCQYGCEFEIKSSGKKNIAVVAKPPTNGRPLCLKGRLTTELLYVDKPEDPYRKISGKFEKTTWTKALSLEDILEKIEKIDSGKESVGEE